The Rhodothermales bacterium genome includes the window GAGGTCCTGATCGGAGAGGAACTGGACCGATTTGAGTTCTGACTGATCCGGAGCGGATTCGAGCGTGCGCACCGTCAGATGCCTGGCTGCAGTGTCAAACCAGTGGTAGCGACCGGGCAGAAGTCGGGAGATCCGCCGGCGCAGCTCATGGAGCCCATGAATCTCATTTGGCAGGTAGGCCACGAGCGTGAAGGCCCGGCAGGGCCGCTGGTAGTGATCCCGGCCGTGACCGGGCCGTCGCAGGGCAGCCACGTATTCCGGCGATGGCTCCGGTGTCCACTGGCGTAGCACGCCGTGCACGAACCTGCGGTGTGCATCGGGTACCGTGTCTTCCGCAGGACCTCCCAGATGCGCATGCAGGTGCCTGCCGGTCAACTCCAGGGAACGGGTCAGTGCTTCTACCACGTGCAGCTCTTCGACCAGCACCGGTTCGGGCTCGGCCAGCAGAATGGAATCCGCGTGTTGCATCGCATCCCAGAGCAACGCGATTTCCCGAGGCGTCAGCGGCCGGGGGTCTGCCAGGGCTGCGAGGGTCACCTTGGGCCAAAGGCTTCCGGGGTACTCCGGCAGGAGCCCATCGCGGATGCTGTCCTTGAGTTCGAGTAAACCCTGGGTGAAGCCCTCGAACGCCAGCGTCAGTACGCCCGACCCCGCCAGGAAATACCGGGCAGGGCGCAGCAGCGCCTTGCCGGTCCGGGGGGCAGCCGCTCGCAGCAGATCCAATGTCGGCTCGATACCCTGCATGTTGGTTTTAAAGACCTTACCGGGTGATGTGTTCTCCGCGATGGGCCATGTACCTTTGCAATCATGCCGGTCGCCGTCACATTCTGGGGAACCCGGGGGTCCATCCCCGTATCCGGGAGCGCTTTCAGCCGGGTTGGCGGAAACACGAGTTGCGTCTCCGTGGAATTTCCGGATTGCGTGGTCCTGCTGGATGCCGGCACCGGTATCCGGGAGGCAGGCCGGGCGCTCCTGGAGGATCCCCGAGAACTCGTCATCCTGGTATCACATCCGCACTGGGATCACATCCAGGGATTCCCCTTTTTCGAGCCGCTCTACCAGCAGGGGCGCAAAGTAACCGTCGCGGCGCCCGGCCGGGAGACGTGGGCGGCCGCCCTGGCTGCCCAGATTGACGGTTTTCGATTCCCCGTGGACTGCGAAGCTCTGAGTTCAGAACTGACCGTTGTGTCCCAACCGGACCAGATTCGCGGTGCGATGCCCGTGCCGCTGAGCTGGATGGACGTGAACCACCCGGGAGACTGCCTCGGATACCGAATGGAGACCGCCGCCGGCGCGGTTGTCTACCTGACCGACAACGAGCTCGCGCCGGATGCTCCAGGACCTGCGGACAAGGCGTCGCTGGTGGCATTCTGCGCCGACGCAGCACTGCTGGTTCATGACGCCCAGTACCTCGAGGACGACCTGCCCGACAAGTCCGGTTGGGGTCACAGCACGGCGGAGCAGGTGGTAGCGCTGGCCCGGGAGGCGGGTGTGGCCCGGTGTGCTCTCTTTCACCATGATCCCGCGCGCGAGGACTGGGCTGTGCTGAAGCAGGAAGCTCTGGCAAGGGGCCTGATGCGCGCTGACCCGGTTGAGGTGTTCGCGGCCCGCGACGGCATGCGTGTCTTGCTCTAGGTAGCCCGCGCGACAGGCTGTAGGAGAGCGTTTCCCCCGGCGCAGCGGCACTAAAGGCTGCCCCATTAACGCCGATACGGACTGGGAATACGTTCCCCCGCCTCCTATGGAACTCCTGGAAGTCGAAGCATCGGTATCTGGCGCCTCTCAGGCGCCAAGGCACTCTCCTGCCGAGGATTCCGAGTCTGCGTCATGGCTCCGCATCGTGCTGTTCCTGCTGACCGCCGTGTCGGTAGGATTCGTCGCCGTGTGGATCATGTTCATGGCTTCCGGCACGATCGGTTTGGTCGGCCATTTGGCCATTTTCCTGCCGCTTGTGGCGATTTCGCTCAGCTCCTTCCTGATTTTCAAGTCGCGGAAGCTGATTGTCGAGGAGTTGCGGGATGCCGATTTCGAGGTCGGCGCCGCCCGCGCCCGAGTGGCTGCGGCGGAGCAGGCCCAGCACACGTATCGCCAGGTATTCCAGGAAGCAGGCATCGGCTGGTACCGGGTCTCCCCGGACGGACGCCTCATCACAGCCAATCCTTCGCTGGCCAAGGCGCTCGACTTCGGTTCGCTGGAGGGACTGCGCGCATACTACAGCAACCGGAGCTTCCCCAACGCGCCGAACCGCAACGCGGTGAACAAGGCCCTTGCGGCCATAGGCGAGATCAAGTCCCACAAGTCGGAGTGGATCAGGGACAACGGAGATTCCCTGGAGGTCGTCGAAACGGCTCGGGCGATCAAGGACGACAAGGGACGCACCCTTTACATCGAAGGATTCATCATCGACGCGGCCGTGCGCAAGCCGCTTGAGAACATCAAGACCAGCTTGGAGAGCGCGGCTCCTTCGCAACCCGACGTCGACGACAGGAAGGCCACCACCGGGGACGAGGTGTTCGTGGCCCACATGAGCCATGAACTCCGCACGCCGATCAACGCCATCGTCGGCATGACCAGCCTGCTGCAGGACACGCAGCTGGATGCGGAGCAGCGCGATTTTGTGGACACCATCAAGATCTCGTCAGAGAGCTTGCTGTCCATCGCCAACAACGTGCTGGACTTCTCCAAGATCGAAGCCGAGAGCCTGCAGTTGGAGCAGCGCGAGTTCGGCCTGCGGGCCTGTGTCGAGGATGCCCTGGATCTGGTGGCTCTACGCGCGGCCGAGAAGAAGCTCGAGCTGCTCTATCAGATCGAGCCCCGGGTACCTGATACGCTGTTGTCAGACGACACCCGACTGCGGCAGATTCTGGTGAACCTGCTGACCAACGCGGTCAAGTTCACCGAGGAAGGCGAGATCGAAGTCACCGTGCAGGCCAAGCAGATCGAAGGCGCCCGGTACAAGTTCATGTTCGCGGTCACCGATACCGGCATCGGTATCCCGCCGGACAAGCAGAAGAGTCTGTTTGAGCCCTTCTACCAGACCGACTCTTCGACCACCCGCCGGTTTGGCGGCACCGGACTCGGTCTGGCAATCAGCAAGCTGCTGGCCGAGCGCATGGGTGGCACCATGAGCGTGGAATCCACCCCGGGACACGGCTCGACGTTCCATTTCCATATCGAGGCGGACATCTCCGACCGCCACGCGGTTTCTGCCTTCGACGAGCACCTGCCGACCCTCGAAGGCAAGAAGGTGCTTGTGCTCGACGACAACGACACGTCCCGCAACCTGACGCTGCGTCTGCTCGAATCGTTTGAAATGAGCACCGTTTCCACCGGTTCGGTGGACGAGGCCATCGGCCACCTGCGCGACAGCGAAGCGTTTGACGTCTGCATCGTCAGCCTTACACACTTCGGCCAGGACTCGGTGGTGTTTGCACGACGCGTCCGGGCCTTCGACTCGGACAATCCGACGCCGCTGGTACTGGTCCGCTCGCTCACCGCTCCGCCGGTGTTCGATCGCCCCTACCGCTCGGTTTTCCTGCAGAAGCCCATCAAGCGGGATCGGCTCATCGTTGCACTCGTGCGCGGTCTGAGCGACGATCAGGATGGGGTCGATACGGTCACCACGGAGGACGGGCGCATCGCGCAGTCGGCAGATCCGCTCTCCATCCTGGTTGCCGAGGACGATCCGGTCAACCAGAAGGTCATGCTCCGTCTGCTGGAGCGCCTCGGGCACCACGCGGATGTCGTGGGCGATGGGGCCGCAGCCCTGGAAACCCTGCGTCACACCCACTATGACGCCGTGATTCTGGACGTGCGCATGCCCGGCATGAGCGGCCCGGAGGCCGCCAAAGGCATCATCA containing:
- a CDS encoding MBL fold metallo-hydrolase, coding for MPVAVTFWGTRGSIPVSGSAFSRVGGNTSCVSVEFPDCVVLLDAGTGIREAGRALLEDPRELVILVSHPHWDHIQGFPFFEPLYQQGRKVTVAAPGRETWAAALAAQIDGFRFPVDCEALSSELTVVSQPDQIRGAMPVPLSWMDVNHPGDCLGYRMETAAGAVVYLTDNELAPDAPGPADKASLVAFCADAALLVHDAQYLEDDLPDKSGWGHSTAEQVVALAREAGVARCALFHHDPAREDWAVLKQEALARGLMRADPVEVFAARDGMRVLL
- a CDS encoding response regulator, coding for MELLEVEASVSGASQAPRHSPAEDSESASWLRIVLFLLTAVSVGFVAVWIMFMASGTIGLVGHLAIFLPLVAISLSSFLIFKSRKLIVEELRDADFEVGAARARVAAAEQAQHTYRQVFQEAGIGWYRVSPDGRLITANPSLAKALDFGSLEGLRAYYSNRSFPNAPNRNAVNKALAAIGEIKSHKSEWIRDNGDSLEVVETARAIKDDKGRTLYIEGFIIDAAVRKPLENIKTSLESAAPSQPDVDDRKATTGDEVFVAHMSHELRTPINAIVGMTSLLQDTQLDAEQRDFVDTIKISSESLLSIANNVLDFSKIEAESLQLEQREFGLRACVEDALDLVALRAAEKKLELLYQIEPRVPDTLLSDDTRLRQILVNLLTNAVKFTEEGEIEVTVQAKQIEGARYKFMFAVTDTGIGIPPDKQKSLFEPFYQTDSSTTRRFGGTGLGLAISKLLAERMGGTMSVESTPGHGSTFHFHIEADISDRHAVSAFDEHLPTLEGKKVLVLDDNDTSRNLTLRLLESFEMSTVSTGSVDEAIGHLRDSEAFDVCIVSLTHFGQDSVVFARRVRAFDSDNPTPLVLVRSLTAPPVFDRPYRSVFLQKPIKRDRLIVALVRGLSDDQDGVDTVTTEDGRIAQSADPLSILVAEDDPVNQKVMLRLLERLGHHADVVGDGAAALETLRHTHYDAVILDVRMPGMSGPEAAKGIIKRHPDRNQRPRLIGMTASTSAADRDLCLGAGIDACLTKPINLESLVQELNEVKRRETRRAGSDGPSDGEIRSSLRRLMQSAHGDEPAFMAELLTSFIRTAPTLMGTLEDQLGRDDAKGVHRTARTLKSSCQFIGLMRLAALCKALEVAATGETGRSELEPFVRTISAEFARIQSILVEERDLMLTRAGLSKEAVNA